In Providencia alcalifaciens, the sequence TGAGTTTTGAATGCCCTATAAAATGCAAAAGCCAAGTTAATTATTTAGCTTGGCTTTTATTTTAGCGATTCTCTGAGAGTCTTTTTAATATATCGAATGATATTGGCACCAGAGCCAACCTAAATTTGAATGGCTTAGTTATGGCGTTGAGCGTTTCGACAGAGAGATTCCCTCGGTTGTTTTCAATATCAGAGATAGTTTTTCGTGAAACTCCAACCAATTTGGCAAACTGCTCTTGGTTTAAATTAAGAAATTTCTTTCTTAGTTGTTGAATGCCCTCCCCAATAGTGATTTCTCCATGAAGTAATTTTGTGGATATTTCTAGATAATAGCGTTCCCTGCTTTCCAGTATTGGTTTGCGCTCGTTCTGAATATGGCTTTTTAATTTTAATTGTTCGGTTGAATTACCCCGATTAATGTGTAAATCGTGCAGTTCTTCTCTCCGCTCCTGTTTTTTGATCCGCTCGATTTCTGTGATCATTTCTAGTTTTTTATCGGTCATACTAACCCCCATCGTGTTAATTTTTCAGGGATAAAATCAAATCCAAAAGTTGGCATGTTGAGAATACTGTCGGGAACACCGCGTTTCTGTAGCCTTTCTTTTAAGCCGACTAATTGAGTTGCAGTTCTTTTTATCTCTTTGATAATAATGTTTACATCAGCTAAATCAGAGAATGATTTTGCAATACCAATATAATCAAACTCACCAGCTTGCTCATATTGTGTAGACCATTTTGCCGTACGTGAAATACCTTCAGGGTCGGCTTTCATTGGTGCAAAATCATAAATTGGGGCAAATTTTATTTGGTTATCAAACAGAATAAAGGACGTATTTCGGCCATGATTATCACTATTACCAAAAATAACGTTTAGCAAGTCTCGGTTTATCCATTCCGCTATATATTCTTCTCGGGTAAATGCTGATTTTATATTGTTATTTTCAATAAGTTGCAGTAAATCTCTGATCATTTTTTCATTATGCAAAGATGCTCCTGGCCCCATATTTAAAATAGAATATACAGATTGTATTGAGGGCTTGCTGATGACATCTCTGGAGCGTTGGATATCAAAGCGAGGTAGCCATAAGGAAGGGATATTACTTTCAAGGAGCTTCATGGTCGCTGTTTCTATGGTATTAAAACCCAGAGCAGCCAATTCATGGTAGTAATGAAATTCGGTACGTAGAATATCGCAATCTATTGGACTTCGACTTCCCCTCGGATATTTCACTAGATAAGCAAGGTCGTCTGGGCGATATGAATAGTCTTGATGATAATCTATCCAGATATGGTCATCGTCAGTATAGCGAAGCAATAGCTTTGGTGCTTCACCTCCTGCCCCCGTAGCGCCTCCCGCAATTCCTCCTTTTTCATGAGCATAATCTAAAAAGTCAGAAGACCTTTCGGTGACATCGCTGAGTGTAAAAAATAGCTCTTTTTTCTCTAATTGGTCATCGATTGATTCTTTTGATCTTAAATTACCAATAGGGGCAGCAGTGGCATATTTTAGCAGGATGTAATCTTGAGCGTTTGTACTGAGGTTTTTAATATCAAGCTTTTGAACCCAAAAACGTCGACTAGCGCCGCTAGGGAGTAGGTCATCTAAAAAATGGTTTTCTTTATTAAAATCATAAGGAAATAATTGTGTTGGGTAATTTATTGACACGGAGTGATTATCACATAAATTTAAATTCTCTAATGCGTAATCAAAACTGTAATTAACCCGAGACACCTTAAAATCACTTGAAAATTCAATAGATGCAACATCTATCCATTTCTGCTCAATGTATGCTTCAAGAGTGATATTTTTTAAGTCATCCACATCGTTGCTCCTCAAAAGATTTATTGCAGTCTATTGAGTAGTATAGTGCTCATTTTTTATGAGTCAAAGGCTATTATGAGTAATATATTACTCTTTTATGTTTATTGGTTTTGACTAAGTGAGATGGGAACCAAGAGAGATGATTGAAAAATAGATAAAGTAGGATGTTTTTATGATCAATTTGCTTAATCGATAAATTGAAAAAATAACCTTAATAATCCTCAATTAGGGCTGTTCAGTTGCCTCAATAATGATTAAAGTAAATTTAATGAATAACTAAGAGGACAATTTATGCTGTATATCTTCGATATGGGTAATGTGATTATTGATATCGACTTCAATCGTGTGTTTGATAAGTGGTCTGAACTAAGTGGTACCCCAAGTTCAGAAATCAAAAAGCGATTTACTTTTGGCAATATCTTCCAACTTCATGAGTGTGGCAAAATTTCAGATATCGAATTTGCTGAACTGCTCTGTGAAGAGATGGGTATCACCCTAAGCTTTGAAGATTTTGCGGAAGGCTGGCACTCAATTTTCATCTCACTAAGACCAGAAGTCATTGATATTATGGAACGTCTGCGTGAGCAAGGTCATCGCGTTGTCGTGTTATCTAACACCAATCGCCTGCACCTTGATTATTGGCCAGAACACTACCCTGAAATTGCAGCGTCCTCTGACTTCCTATATCTATCCCAAGATTTAGGCATGCGTAAGCCAGACCCAGAAATTTTCAAATATGTTCTGGAATCTGAAGAATTTGAAGCAGCTGATGCGGTGTTCTTTGATGATGTAGAAGAAAACGTAAAAGCAGCTGAAGCACTTGGCATCAAAGGTGTTCATGTCTTGAATAAAGACACCGTTCCTGAATATTTTCGTACTTACGACTTTAGTGCCGAAGTAGAATAATCCAGTTCTTAATAAGGAGTAATGGCGACGTTACTCCTTTTTTATCGAGTCCCCATGATTGCATTAATCCAAAGAGTCACTCACGCGAGTGTCGTTGTTGATGAAAAAACAGTAGGGCAAATTGGCCCTGGTCTTTTAGTTCTGCTCGGTGTTGAAAAAGACGATGATGAGCAGAAAGCAAAACGCCTTTGTGAGAAAGTCCTTGGATATCGTATTTTTAGCGATGAACAGGGCAAAATGAACCTTAACGTTCAACAAGCAGGCGGAAGCTTATTAGTGGTTTCACAGTTTACATTGGCCGCAGATACCAAGAAAGGAATGCGCCCAAGTTTCTCCGGCGGAGCGGAACCGGCGAAAGCGGATCAGTTGTATCAATATTTTGTTGAGCAAAGCCGTGCACAAGGCATCGCGACAGAAACGGGTGAATTTGCGGCGGACATGCAAGTTAATTTGACCAATGATGGTCCAGTCACTTTTTGGCTTCAAGTGTAGAAAAATCGCTTAAGGGAGGGGGAGAGATGTACCACCTACGGACACCGAAAGATGAACTTGAATTCGCTGCATACTACCAATTTCGTTGGTCAATGCTGCGAGAACCGTTCAAACAACCCCTTGGCTCTGAAAAGGACGGTTATGATTTAACCGCTCACCATCAAATGGTGGTCGATGAAAAAAATCGCATTTTGGCCATTGGGCGCCTGTATATTAATGCCGATAATGAAGGCGCTATTCGTTTTCTCGCCGTTAACCCTGTCATGCAAGGCAAGGGCTTAGGCAAACTTATTATTATGGCGCTTGAAACTATTGCAAGGCGTGAAGGCGTTAAACGCATCGTTTCCAGTGTTCGAGAAGAAGCCGTACCTTTCTTCGCTAAAATGGGTTTTGAAAGTCGTGGCGAAGTCACTGGGGAGCTGAAAACCCCTGTTCGACACTATTTGATGATCAAACCGATTGAAACCCTTGACCAAATTCTCCATCGTCCGGATTGGTGCGGTGAGCTTCAGCAAGCTTGGCACAAGCATATTCCATTGAGTGAAAAAATGGGTGTACGTATTGAACAGTACACAGGAAAGCGCTTTGTGACGACAATGCCAGAAGCAGGGAACCAAAATCCTCATAATACTATTTTTGCTGGAAGCCAGTTTTCTCTTGCCACTTTAACTGGCTGGGGAATGATTTGGTTACTGCTGCAAGAGCATCAATTAGGCGGTGAAATTGTTCTGGTAGATGCCAATATTCGCTATGCAAAGCCCGTTAGTGGACGCCCAACTGCAGTGGCTGATCTCTCACATCTTAGCGGGGATTTAGACCGTCTTGCCCGAGGAAGTAAAGCGCGGGTGAAACTCGAAGTGCATGTGAGCAATGCAGAAAATCAAGTGGGTGCGGTATTTAGCGGTGTCTATATGGTGCTACCAGAAACCAAAAAAGAGGAAAGCGCTTAATGCCGTTAGGTGGTGAATTGTTTTCAGTTGAATCATAGTTTTCAAGTGGATAATCGAAAAAGCAGGCTACCCGAAGGGGCGAGCCTGCTTTTTATTATTTATTAATTCACTACTTTATTGCGTAACAATATCAGGAACATGCCTATCAACAGGGTAGGTATTTTCTGTTGGTGCAGTGTGTGATTCTGGTGCTTGCTCTACAGCGACGACGCCAGACGCCACATGACCATCAATCACAGTGCGCAGCAGAGTGCTTCCTTGAAGCGGCTTAGCGGTTAACTTTCCATTAAGGCTTGATGCTAGCGGTGATGCGAGTAAATCCCCTTGTAATGATGCCTCGAAATCTCCCCACATTTGTGGTGAAAAGCCTGACCAGCCCCATTGGTTTAAATTACCTAAATCAATGTTAGTGCCTGATGCTCGTAATTCAAAAGGTGCTTTATTCGGCTCTTGCTGTGCCAGTAAACCGATTTTTGCGATACCACGGTCAACGCTGCCGCTGAGACTGACGGCGGTGCGGCCATGACTTCCTGCAATCTCTAAAAGTGGACGGCGGATCATCACTTGGTTGATGGTACCAGCATCGGCATTGAAGGTAGCCTGTCCCTTCCAAATTCCCCATTGTTTTTGTTTGATCAGGTCAACATAGCGAACGCTACCGCTCAACGCGGTAAATTCGAAAGGAAACTCAGGTTGGATATTCATCAGCAAAGATTGCGTAACGGTGAAGTTATCAATGGAGAATGTGGATAACCACTCTGGTGCGGGTTGAGCAAAGAACGACAGCCAGTTATCCGGCAAGGTATACAGAACTCCAGCCAGTGTTCCCTCATTGATGGTCAGTGATTTATTATTACGTTGCCAAATCGCACTGAGGTTAAAAATACCTTTATTGTAGTAGCCTGAGAGCTTATCAATATTGAGATTATCACCGTCAATACTCAGCTCACCGATGAGCGTATCAACCTGTTGGTCTTGGATAACTAATTGATCAACATTGAAATTAATATGGCTTTTGGGGCTACTCCAACTCCCTCTCACTAAGGCAATTTGGTCGACTTCGCTACTCAGACCCGATAGTGCCCAGTCACGCCCTTGAATATCCACATTGGTCAGCTGTAATTGGCTGATTTGCAAAGTTCGGTCACTGTTTATCGCATCAAACAGCGCATCAAAGGTTAAGTCATTCTGCCAGCCCACTTTATTCATCGACAGCTTATCAATGACGATAGAACCATCAGCAAACCATTTTCCTTTACCGGTGATCGCTCCGTTATTAAGATAGCCGCTGACTTGGCTAAAGTCCGTGATTTTTTCTTGTAATTTCCCCGTGATCGCGACATTTCTAAAAGGGAGGGAATTCAAGGTTAGTTGGCTGGTGGTAAAGCGAAAATCACCGTAACCAAATGGATTTTCAGGTGTTGGTTTCCACGGGGTTATTCCCCCTGTAAACCCTGCGACTTGAACGGTGTTTTTGCCTTGAGTTAATTGAATTTGGCTATTTTCAAATTGTAGGACTTTTGCAGAAAGCGGTAGCGGCAATGTGTTATCGGTAAAGTTCGCAGATAGGTCACCTTGGGTGATGGTTAAGCGTTGAATGGCTTCACCACTGAAAATATGTCGCCAATTGATATCCACCACAATTTGCCGAGCGTCCAACTCTAGCTGCTTGTTGCTTGATTCAATCTTAATGTCTTGGAAAATAAATTTACCCGGCTCCGAGAGCTGATGTCCCATAATGCCGGCGTTAATATCGTAAGGTGTAAATTTACTCAGAAGTTGGCTGGCGTAACCTGCTCCCCATCGGGTTTGTAAGGCAATATAACAGGCAAGAAATACAATCAAAAGAAGCAGAAAAATATAGCCGAAAAACCTTAGTAACCCTTTCACGTTTGTCTGCTCCCTTATCAATCAGATGAAAATAGAAATTGCCGACATGTTTAATATATCGGCAATTCAAGGATAGCATACAGAAGAACCGCCGGCGTGTTCAACTCTTGCGGCGGTGAAGGAAACTATTTTTCGGGAGGGAAAATCAAGTTCAGTACAATCGCAGTTAAACCACCGGCAGCAATACCCGATGAGAATAGGGTTTTCAGCCAGTCAGGCGCAAATTGTAGAATGAGAGGCTGTTGAGAAACACCCATTCCCACTGCTAAAGACAATGCAATGATCATAATTGCACGGCGGTTGAGTGCTTCACGAGAAACGATACGCACACCGGATGCAGCGATTGTGCCGAACATCACAATGGTTGCGCCACCCAGAACAGGTTCAGGAATTTGTTGCACAAAACCCGCCACCGCAGGGAATAGACCCAGAATCACTAACATCAACGCCACTAAGTACCCTACATAGCGACTGGCTACGCCAGTTAATTGAATGACGCCATTGTTTTGACCAAAACAGGAGTTAGGGAAAGTATTAAACACCGCGGAGACCATGGAGTTTAGTCCATTCGCTAATACACCGCCTTTAATACGTTTCATATAGAGAGGACCACGTACTGGCTGCTCAGAGACATCCGACGTTGCGGTGATATCACCAATGGTTTCTAACGACGTCACCATGAAAATCAGGATCAGCGGAATGAGTAAATTCCAGTCAAAGGAGAGACCATAATAAAAAGGTTCAGGGATAGTAATCAGAGATTGATTCGCATCACTGGCTTGAGCGGTTGGTAGCATGTTCATCCACCAAGCTGCAAGGTAGCCTACCGCCATTGCAATTACTAAAGATGCGACGCGCAAGTACGGGTTTTTTTGGCGGGTTAGCAGGATAATAACGGCTAACACAATACCTGCAAGAATGAGGTTATCAGGGGAACCAAATGTGTTATCGGCAAGCGCACTGTAACCCCCACCGATTGAGGTTAAACCTACTTGAATCAGTGATAAACCAATGATCATTACCACCACACCAGAAACCAGCGGCGTGATAACTCGACGAGCTAAATGTAAGAAGCGAGACAGGATAACTTCGGTGAGAGCAGCGACCATTAACGTACCGAATAACGCAGCCATCATGGATGGAATATCGGCTCCACCTTGCTTGAGTGCAACACCACCCATAATCAGCGGTGCAACAAAGTTGAAACTGGTGCCTTGAATGGAAAGTAATCCTGAACCAACAGGCCCCCATGCACGGATCTGAATTAGGGAAGCGATTCCTGAAGCAAACAAAGACATGCTGATGATGCGCTGGGTATCATGGGCCGGTAGCCCAAGCGCTTGGCAGATAAGCATTGCGGGGGTAATCACCGCGACAAACATCGCTAATAGATGCTGTCCAGCAGCAAACAGCGCCTGAGGTAAAGGTGGCCTATCTTCAAGGCGATAGATTAGTTCGCTTTGATTTTGTACTGTTTTTTCAACATTTTGTTCTTCAGATGCCGTTGCGTTCATTATTCCAATTCCACTAGCAAAAAACGCATTTTAAATAGAATAATACAAAAAGCAATCGTTTGCGCTAAATAAAAAAGTATTATTTAAATTTATGAGTATCACATTTTTATATGTTTTAACTTGTATTTATCGCCATTTTTTTTTCTAATCCCTGCACCTGCTTTTGGCGTTTTAAGGAAAAAAATAACGTCTAATTAGTTTTAAATAATATTAACAACAGACGAGGTACATAAATGTATCATCTCGATGTCTACGGCACTCTGGTAGCTGCTACGCTCGTGCTATTACTCGGACGTAAACTGGTAAAATCGGTTTCATTTCTTGAAAAGTACACAATCCCTGAACCCGTTGCGGGGGGATTATTAGTTGCTTTTACCCTGTTAGTCGTTAAGCAAGTATTTGATTGGAGTCTCTCCTTCGACTTATCACTGCAAGAGCCGATGATGCTCGCATTCTTTGCGACCATTGGTTTGAATGCTAACTTAGCGAGCTTAAAAGCTGGCGGTAAAGCATTGTTAATCTTTATTTTTGTCGTTGTCGGTTTATTGCTGGTTCAAAATACAGTGGGTATCGCACTGGCGAAATTATTAGGTTTAGACCCTCTGATGGGACTATTAGCCGGCTCAATCACTTTATCCGGTGGGCATGGTACAGGTGCCGCTTGGGGTAAAATCTTTACGGAAGACTATGGTTTCAAAAGTGCAACTGAAGTTGCAATGGCTTGTGCAACCTTTGGTTTAGTCCTCGGGGGGCTTATTGGTGGTCCTGTTGCACGTTTCTTAATTCGCAACATCCCAACACCAGGTACCGCGGATGAGGAGAAAGATGTTCCTACCGCATTTGAAAAGCCACAATCTAACCGCATGATCAACTCGATGGTGTTGATTGAGACTATTGCGTTGATTGCTATCTGTTTACTAGCAGGAAGCTGGATTGCAGGGCTACTATCAGGCACCGCATTTGCACTGCCTAAATTTGTCTGTGTATTGTTCGTCGGTGTTATCTTAAGTAACAGCCTATCTTTACTTGGTTTTTATCGAGTATTTGACCGCGCGGTTTCTGTCATGGGTAACGTCAGCCTATCCTTATTCTTAGCCATGGCATTAATGAGTTTAAAACTGTGGGAATTGGCGTCTTTGGCAATCCCAATGTTAGTCATTCTCGGCGTTCAAGCTTGCGTCATGGCAGGATATGCGATTTTTGTTACCTTCCGTGTGATGGGCAAAAACTATGATGCTGCCATTTTAGCGGCGGGTCACTGTGGTTTCGGTTTAGGGGCAACACCAACCGCTATCGCTAACATGCAAGCGGTGACCGATAAATTTGGTCCATCTCACTTAGCATTCTTAGTAGTGCCTATGGTAGGGGCATTCTTTATCGATATTGTGAATGCGTTAGTGATTAAGTTTTACTTATGGCTACCCGTTTTCCCAACGATTGGTGGCTAGTGCAGAACAAGTATTGAAGTAAATACAAACATATATAACTAAATGTAGAAATAAAGCAGGTATTGCCGTGGACATGGATGTGTTCACGGCAATTTTCATTTTGGGGCAGGAAAAAAGTTAGGGTAGGAAAAAAGGTTTTAAGCGTGGCTATATTGTTCGCGCTCAGGGAGCCAGCGTTCAATAATCTTTTGGGCGTGCTCAGGGTAGTTTTGTTGGATGTGTCGTGCCAGCCGTTGCACTTCTGGCAACATATATTGATCTCGTAGCAAATCCGCCACTTTAAAATCTGCATTTCCTGTCTGCCTTGTACCTAGCAGCTCTCCGGGGCCTCGAATTTCTAAATCTTTTTGAGCAATCACAAAGCCATCGTTGCTATCTCGTAAAACTTGTAAGCGCTGTTTAGCCGTGTGAGTGAGCGGCGTTTTATAAAGTAGCACACAGTGAGATGCAACAGAGCCACGACCAACTCGCCCCCGTAGTTGATGTAATTGTGCTAGTCCAAGCCGCTCGGGGTTATCAATAATCATCAGACTTGCGTTCGGAACATCCACCCCCACTTCGATAACGGTGGTAGCAACAAGTAACTGGATTTCGTTATTCTTAAATGCCGCCATGATGCTCTGTTTTTCGGCGGGCTTCATTCGACCATGAACTAATCCAACTTTGAGTTCAGGGAGTGCCAGCGCGAGTTCTTCGCTGGTAACTTGGGCAGCTTGAGCTTCAAGCACCTCTGAATCATCAATCAGTGTACATACCCAATAAGCTTGCCGTCCTTCCTCTAAACAGGCTTGTCGAACGCGTTCGACAATATCACTACGCCGGGTATCTGGAATCGCTACTGTCGTGACTGGGGTTCTTCCTGGAGGAAGCTCATCAATCACGGAGGTATCGAGATCGGCGTAAGCAGTCATCGCCAGCGTGCGTGGGATCGGCGTAGCGGTCATGATTAACTGATGTGGATGGAAACCTTGTTGTTCACCTTTCTCACGCAGAGCGAGCCGCTGGTGAACGCCAAAGCGATGTTGTTCATCAATGATGACTAACCCTAAAGAGTGAAAGCTCACTTGTTCTTGGAAGATGGCATGGGTACCGACGACCATCGAGACTTCACCACTCGCGATGGCATCTTGTTGTTGCTGGCGCGCTTTACCTTTTTGCTTACCCGCTAACCAGCCTACTTTGATACCTAGAGGTTCAAACCACTGCTTAAAGGTGTTCGCGTGCTGTTCTGCAAGAATTTCAGTTGGTGCCATTAAGGCAACTTGTTTACCATTTTCAATGGCGCACAGTGCAGCTAATGCTGCTACAAGTGTTTTACCGGAACCGACATCTCCTTGAATTAAACGCATCATTGGGGCATTTTTTTGTAAATCAGTTTCGATTTCTGCTACAACTCGTTTTTGTGCGTTAGTTGGTGAGAACGGCAAATTTGCCAGTAAAGGTGCTTTAAATTTTCCTGATGAAACCAATGGTTCAGCATAGAGTCGTTCATTACCAGCCCGAATGGCGAGCATACTTAAATGGTGAGCCAGTAACTCTTCGAGGATCAAGCGTTTTTGAGCTGGGTGATGCCCTTTTTCCAACTCTTCTAATGAAACATCCGGTGGAGGGGTGTGTAATAGTCGAATGGCATCGGGGAGGCTAATTAGGCTACGGCTGAACTCTTCAGGCAGTAATTCTTGAATATTGCCACTTTCTAGCATGCTTAGTGCTTGTTCCATCACTTTACGCAATGTGGCTTGGCGGACGCCTTCGGTTGTTGGATAAACTGGCGTTAGGTTCTCTTGAAGGGCGATATTATCCGTCTCTTGAGAGACTTTATATTCAGGGTGAATGATTTCAGGCCCTGTATTACCACGACGCACTTCTCCGTAGGCAGTCACTTGGCGACCTTCGGCTAAACTGTTTTTCATCGCCGCTGAAAAATTGAAAAAACGTAGAGTGAGGTTACCTGTACCATCACTGATCAGGCAGGTCATCATCCTTTTACGTCCAAAGACGACTTTGGTTTGTAGAACGAGACCAGTGACAGTGGCAGTTGTGCCGGGCATCAGGTCTTTAATCTGATAAAGACGCGTATGATCTTCATAACGCAGTGGAAAATGCAGAAGCAAGTCCTGAACTGTGTTCAACCCGATTTTACTCATTTTTTCTGACTGGCTGGCACCGATGCCATGAAGTGAAGTCAGTGAAATGGTATTAAGCAGACCACGGTTCATGTTGATTCCTTAACTAAGTTGTTTTCTCTTCATTTTTTCAGAAAGCTGCATTTGTGCCCACCAAGCATCATCGGCTTCTATCTGACCTTGCTGATTGATAAATGGGCGAGGGAGCCCTTTGCGTTTAGCCACTTCAGCCAATACAGGATAGCCGCCTTCAAATAGCCATTCTTGTTGTTCTTGCTCAGATAATAGACTATTTTCTCGGTCATACATGCCCGCGAGTTGGCGCTGACGTTGGGCTTCATACAAAATAAGCGCAGAGGCGACAGAGACATTGAGTGACTGCACCATGCCAACCATTGGGATGATAATATGTTGATCTGCAAGGGCTAATGCCTTATCGGATATACCCGTTTTTTCTTGTCCCACCATAATACAGGTTGGGCGGGTATAATCAATTTCGCGAAAATCGACAGCCGTATCTGACAGATTAGTCACTAAAATCTGCATACCTTGGGATTTTATCTGAGTAATGGCACTTACTGTAGACTGGTGCGGGATGACTTTTACCCAACTATTACTTCCCGCCGCAGAAGAGACGGAGAGTTTAACCTGTTGGTCTGGCCAAATGGCGTGAATTTTGTGGATCCCGACAGCATCAGCACTGCGCACAATTGCAGAAACATTATGAGGCTTATGAATTTCTTCAAGACAGAGTGTTAGGTCGGGCTGCCGCATCGCCATCATTTGGCAAATGCGGCGATAGCGGCGTTCATTCATAGTGAGAGTTCGTGTTTTTAATGATATCGACTAATTACGGTTACGGCTGACGCGTAGAACGTCTGGCATGATACGAATTTTACGCATCACGTTAGCCAATTGAATACGGTTTTTAATCGACAAGCGAATAAAGGCACAGTAAACACGACCATCTTTCTCTTCAGTGTTCATGCTTTGAATACTTGAGTTCGCATCATTGATAGCGGCAGTCAAGTTAGCAAGGGCACCTTGATGGTTTATCATATCGACTTTAATTTCAGCGATAAAATCTGTGTCTGTTTCGGTATCCCATTCAACAGCCATAAATTTATCCGGCTCTTTTTGATAACCACGGATATTGCGGCAAGATTCATGGTGAATAACCAATCCTTTACCAGGGCTAATATGCGCAATAATTGGGTCGCCGGGGATAGGGCGGCAGCATTTTGCAAAGGTGATTAAGACACCATCAGCCCCTTTGATGGACAGCTTATTACGGTTTTCCGTAATCACCGGTTCTTCAACGGCACTTGGCTGAGTACTTTGAGGGTTACTTTGCAAATTGCGAGCTACCACAACACTCATGGCATTACCTAAACCAATTTCGGCAAGTAAATCATCAATAGAGTGGAGCTTCATGCGCGCTAATTCGGCATCAATACTTTCACGGGGGATATCCGTGATTTTGGTGCCTGTACCTAGCGCATGATTGAGCAGGCGACGACCTAAATTAACGGAGTCTTCGCGTTTTAAATTCTTCAGTAACTGACGGATTTTCGCACGCGCTTTTGAACTCACCACAAAGTTCAACCATGCCGCGTTTGGTCGCGCACCCGGCGCAGTAATAATTTCTACCGTTTGACCGCTAGAAAGTGACTGTGAGAGTGGGTAAGGTTGGCGATCAACTCGCGCACCCACACAAGCATGGCCGATGTCAGTATGAACAGCATACGCGAAATCCACCGGAGTCGCGCCTGTTGGCAATTCGACAATACGACCTTCGGGGGTGAAAACGTAAATTTCATCAGGAAAGAGGTCTGATTTTACGCTTTCAATAAATTCAAATGAGCTTCCCGCACTCTGTTGGAGTTCGAGCAAGCTTTGCATCCAACGCTGGGCTTTCACCTGCGCAGTGGTTCCCAACTCGCCTTGTTCTTTATATGCCCAGTGAGCAGCAACACCCATTTCAGCCATTTGGTCCATATCTTCAGTACGAATTTGTACTTCGACAGGAACCCCATGAGGCCCAATTAATGAGGTGTGGAGAGATTGGTAGCCGTTA encodes:
- the gltS gene encoding sodium/glutamate symporter: MYHLDVYGTLVAATLVLLLGRKLVKSVSFLEKYTIPEPVAGGLLVAFTLLVVKQVFDWSLSFDLSLQEPMMLAFFATIGLNANLASLKAGGKALLIFIFVVVGLLLVQNTVGIALAKLLGLDPLMGLLAGSITLSGGHGTGAAWGKIFTEDYGFKSATEVAMACATFGLVLGGLIGGPVARFLIRNIPTPGTADEEKDVPTAFEKPQSNRMINSMVLIETIALIAICLLAGSWIAGLLSGTAFALPKFVCVLFVGVILSNSLSLLGFYRVFDRAVSVMGNVSLSLFLAMALMSLKLWELASLAIPMLVILGVQACVMAGYAIFVTFRVMGKNYDAAILAAGHCGFGLGATPTAIANMQAVTDKFGPSHLAFLVVPMVGAFFIDIVNALVIKFYLWLPVFPTIGG
- the recG gene encoding ATP-dependent DNA helicase RecG gives rise to the protein MNRGLLNTISLTSLHGIGASQSEKMSKIGLNTVQDLLLHFPLRYEDHTRLYQIKDLMPGTTATVTGLVLQTKVVFGRKRMMTCLISDGTGNLTLRFFNFSAAMKNSLAEGRQVTAYGEVRRGNTGPEIIHPEYKVSQETDNIALQENLTPVYPTTEGVRQATLRKVMEQALSMLESGNIQELLPEEFSRSLISLPDAIRLLHTPPPDVSLEELEKGHHPAQKRLILEELLAHHLSMLAIRAGNERLYAEPLVSSGKFKAPLLANLPFSPTNAQKRVVAEIETDLQKNAPMMRLIQGDVGSGKTLVAALAALCAIENGKQVALMAPTEILAEQHANTFKQWFEPLGIKVGWLAGKQKGKARQQQQDAIASGEVSMVVGTHAIFQEQVSFHSLGLVIIDEQHRFGVHQRLALREKGEQQGFHPHQLIMTATPIPRTLAMTAYADLDTSVIDELPPGRTPVTTVAIPDTRRSDIVERVRQACLEEGRQAYWVCTLIDDSEVLEAQAAQVTSEELALALPELKVGLVHGRMKPAEKQSIMAAFKNNEIQLLVATTVIEVGVDVPNASLMIIDNPERLGLAQLHQLRGRVGRGSVASHCVLLYKTPLTHTAKQRLQVLRDSNDGFVIAQKDLEIRGPGELLGTRQTGNADFKVADLLRDQYMLPEVQRLARHIQQNYPEHAQKIIERWLPEREQYSHA
- the trmH gene encoding tRNA (guanosine(18)-2'-O)-methyltransferase TrmH, whose translation is MNERRYRRICQMMAMRQPDLTLCLEEIHKPHNVSAIVRSADAVGIHKIHAIWPDQQVKLSVSSAAGSNSWVKVIPHQSTVSAITQIKSQGMQILVTNLSDTAVDFREIDYTRPTCIMVGQEKTGISDKALALADQHIIIPMVGMVQSLNVSVASALILYEAQRQRQLAGMYDRENSLLSEQEQQEWLFEGGYPVLAEVAKRKGLPRPFINQQGQIEADDAWWAQMQLSEKMKRKQLS
- the spoT gene encoding bifunctional GTP diphosphokinase/guanosine-3',5'-bis pyrophosphate 3'-pyrophosphohydrolase, coding for MYLFESLNLIIQQYLPKEQVELLKKAYVVARDAHEGQTRSSGEPYITHPVAVACILAEMRLDHETLMAALLHDVIEDTPATFQDIEQLFGTTVAGLVEGVSKLDKLNFRDKKEAQAENFRKMIMAMVKDIRVILIKLADRTHNMRTLGSLRPDKRRRIARETLEIYSPLAHRLGIHHIKTELEELGFEALYPNRYRVIKEVVKSARGNRKEMIQKILSEIDGRLTEAGVPCTVSGREKHLYSIYRKMHQKEQRFHSIMDIYAFRVIVEDVDTCYRVLGQMHSLYKPRPGRIKDYIAIPKANGYQSLHTSLIGPHGVPVEVQIRTEDMDQMAEMGVAAHWAYKEQGELGTTAQVKAQRWMQSLLELQQSAGSSFEFIESVKSDLFPDEIYVFTPEGRIVELPTGATPVDFAYAVHTDIGHACVGARVDRQPYPLSQSLSSGQTVEIITAPGARPNAAWLNFVVSSKARAKIRQLLKNLKREDSVNLGRRLLNHALGTGTKITDIPRESIDAELARMKLHSIDDLLAEIGLGNAMSVVVARNLQSNPQSTQPSAVEEPVITENRNKLSIKGADGVLITFAKCCRPIPGDPIIAHISPGKGLVIHHESCRNIRGYQKEPDKFMAVEWDTETDTDFIAEIKVDMINHQGALANLTAAINDANSSIQSMNTEEKDGRVYCAFIRLSIKNRIQLANVMRKIRIMPDVLRVSRNRN